One Phocoena sinus isolate mPhoSin1 chromosome 13, mPhoSin1.pri, whole genome shotgun sequence DNA segment encodes these proteins:
- the RSAD2 gene encoding radical S-adenosyl methionine domain-containing protein 2 — protein MWMLVPVSFTLKLLSAFVQHLGSMWSSLGTLFPLLGAAFWLAGGKKSQQQRGRRKPRKPSREDEEDRDLPITPISVNYHFTRQCNYKCGFCFHTAKTSFVLPLAEAKRGLLLLKEAGMEKINFSGGEPFLHDRGRYLGQLVKFCKQELQLPSVSIVSNGSLIRERWFQNYGEYLDILAISCDSFDEQVNVLIGRGQGNKNHVENLHKLRTWCKDYRVAFKINSVINRFNVDEDMTEQIKALNPIRWKVFQCLIIEGENSGEDALREAEPFVISDEEFEAFLDRHKNVPCLVPESNQKMRDSYLILDEYMRFVNCRNGRKDPSMSILDVGVEEAIKFSGFDEKMFLKRGGKYVWSKADLKLDW, from the exons ATGTGGATGCTGGTACCCGTGTCATTCACTCTCAAGCTGCTGAGCGCCTTCGTGCAGCACCTGGGCTCCATGTGGAGCAGCCTGGGGACCCTGTTCCCCCTGCTCGGGGCAGCATTCTGGCTGGCAGGGGGCAAGAAGAGCCAGCAGCAGCGGGGCAGGAGAAAACCAAGGAAGCCCAGCAGGGAAGACGAAGAGGACCGCGATCTGCCCATCACCCCCATCAGCGTAAATTATCACTTCACCCGCCAGTGCAATTACAAGTGTGGCTTCTGCTTCCACACGGCCAAGACGTCCTTCGTGCTGCCGCTGGCGGAGGCCAAGAGAGGCTTGCTGCTGCTGAAGGAAGCGG GTATGGAAAAGATCAACTTCTCCGGTGGAGAGCCATTCCTCCACGACCGGGGCAGATACCTTGGCCAGCTGGTGAAGTTCTGCAAACAGGAGCTGCAACTGCCCAGCGTGAGCATAGTGAGCAACGGGAGCCTGATCCGGGAGAGGTGGTTCCAGAACTACG GGGAATATTTGGACATTCTCGCCATCTCCTGCGACAGCTTTGACGAGCAGGTCAATGTCCTTATTGGCCGTGGTCAAGGAAACAAGAACCACGTGGAAAATCTCCACAAATTGAGGACGTGGTGCAAAGATTACAGAGTGGCCTTCAAGATAAATTCTGTCATCAATCGATTCAATGTGGATGAGGACATGACGGAACAGATTAAAGCCCTGAACCCCATCCGCTGGAAG GTCTTCCAATGCCTCATAATTGAAGGTGAGAATTCTGGAGAAGATGCTCTGAGAGAAGCAGAACCGTTTGTGATAAGTGATGAAGAGTTTGAAGCGTTCTTGGACCGCCACAAAAACGTGCCCTGCCTGGTGCCCGAGTCTAACCAGAAG atgagAGATTCCTACCTTATTCTGGATGAATAT ATGCGCTTCGTGAACTGCAGAAACGGGCGGAAGGATCCTTCCATGTCCATCCTGGATGTTGGCGTAGAAGAAGCTATAAAATTCAGCGGCTTTGATGAAAAGATGTTTCTCAAGCGAGGAGGGAAATACGTATGGAGCAAGGCGGACCTGAAGCTGGACTGGTGA